A stretch of Rhinopithecus roxellana isolate Shanxi Qingling chromosome 12, ASM756505v1, whole genome shotgun sequence DNA encodes these proteins:
- the HES5 gene encoding transcription factor HES-5, which yields MAPSTVAVELLSPKEKNRLRKPVVEKMRRDRINSSIEQLKLLLEQEFARHQPNSKLEKADILEMAVSYLKHSKAFVAAAGPKSLHQDYSEGYSWCLQEAVQFLTLHAASDTQMKLLYHFQRPPAAPAAPAKEPKTPGAATPPALSAKAAAAAAAARQPACGLWRPW from the exons CCCCAGCACCGTGGCCGTAGAGCTGCTAAGCCCTAAAGAGAAAAACCGA CTGCGGAAGCCAGTGGTGGAGAAGATGCGTCGCGACCGCATCAACAGCAGCATCGAGCAGCTGAAGCTGCTGCTGGAGCAGGAGTTCGCGCGGCACCAGCCCAACTCCAAGCTGGAGAAGGCCGACATCCTGGAGATGGCTGTCAGCTACCTGAAGCACAGCAAAG CCTTCGTCGCCGCCGCCGGCCCCAAGAGCCTGCACCAGGACTACAGCGAAGGCTACTCGTGGTGCCTGCAGGAGGCCGTGCAGTTCCTGACGCTCCACGCCGCCAGCGACACGCAGATGAAGCTGCTGTACCACTTCCAGCGGCCCCCGGCCGCGCCCGCCGCGCCCGCCAAGGAGCCCAAGACGCCGGGCGCCGCGACCCCACCCGCGCTCTCCGCCaaggccgccgccgccgccgccgccgcgcgccAGCCCGCCTGCGGCCTCTGGCGGCCCTGGTGA